DNA from Mesorhizobium sp. DCY119:
CGTTCCTTGGCGGCGTTGGCCGCCTTGTGGATGCGGCTGACCCACTGCTGCTCGACAGGCACGGTGTAGACCGCGGCCACCTTGATCGGGTCGGCGGCGAGAAGTCGCGTCGGCAGGCCGGCGACAGTGGCAAGGGCTGCAGTTGCGCCTGCGGCCTTCAGCACCGAACGGCGCGAGAGAGACGAAAAATCGATTCCATTTTTGGGCATTTTTGACCACCTCTGGCTGTTACGGGCTCGAGCCAAGTCCCGGCCCGTTTTTTATCATTTGGTCAACGGTATTCGAATTTCCGAAACCCGGCAATCGCTCGAAAAAGCCTTTCGCCAATGGTCAACAAGATCCGATGTATCGGCATATTGCGGTCAGTATTTTTGGATTTTCCGCGGTCGGCGCCTATATCAGTAATAATATTCGCCGCGCCGGCATAAAAAGTCTCGGCAGTACGTCATGTACAGCCCTCTCCTTTTGCGCCGGATCGGTATTGCAGAGGTACTTATGTTCGCCGGCGTGATATCCATCAGTTTCTGCGAATGCCGATGCAACGGCGCAGACCCTGAAACGACACCCGGAAAGGACCAAGAAGAACATGGCAAAAAAGCCGAACTACGACCAGGAGCGCAGGGATCGCGATCGGATAAAGGCGGCCAAGAAGGCTGAGAAGGCCGAAAAGGCCAAGGCAGCGAAGACGGAACGCAAACCGGACGATGCGAACGAGGCGGAGGCCAAGTAGACGCGCTGCCGGAAATACAATCACTTAGCGAGGTAAGCGCTTCGCATCGACCGAGTCAGGAGTACGATCATGAAGCTTCACGCAGCTGAACAGAAAATCGCCAAGACCGACACCGCCGCACGCCAGATCATGAGTGCGGAACTGGTCGCTCGGGAAAAGAAAACCGCGCGCCTGAAAGTGCTTCGACTCCAAAAGGAAGAAGCCGCACGCGTCGAGGAGGCAAACAACCCAGCCCCGGTGAAGCGCGCGCCTCGCAAGAAGGCTCTGCCGAAAACCGCTTAAAGCAATGCCGCGCAAAAGCGTGCAGCGGTTTTGCGATAACGACATGCATAAAAACAAAGACTTAAAGCGCAAACGAACTTGAAAGATCGAGATGCGCTTTAAGCCACCGGTGCCTTGTCGCTCACCAGCACGTCCGCCTCGCGGGCGGCGGCGATGAAGGCCCGCCTGGCTGCCATGACCGGCTTGTCGCCGGCCTGGGCATCATGACAAGCCTGAAGCGCCGCACGGTGCTTCGGGCTTTTCTTTCCGGGCCAGCTGTTGAGAAGAAAATCAGACGCTTCGCGCGTTGTTTTCAGTATCAGTTGGTTGCCGGCGGCACCTTGTCTTACGGTAACCGGAACTTCAAATCGATCGCTTTGCATCCCTGCTCTTACGCCTTTGGTCTTGCGAAAGCGAGCACTTAGATGGCCGGGCTCTCGTACGGCGTCCTTTGCGGGGCAAATTCGATGCGCGGCGCCGAAGAAAACCGTTGAACGTTTCTTAACCCTTCCCGCAAACGCCCTGTAATCATAGCAAGACGGCATAAAGGAATGCCTGATATTGGCATGATTCTGGCAAGGCTTTTAGCCAGTGTCCCGTTTCGCAACGAGGACGCGGCCGAACGCAACAACCCCTTGCCCGGAACATGGTCATGATCGCTATCGCTACCGCGAAACTCTCCCGCCGCTCGCTGATCCAGGCACTTCTCGCCTTGCCGGCCTTCGCCCTCATCCGCAAACTTCCCGTTCCAGCCCCCGATCCCGACGAAATCGTCGAGGTGAATGGCTGGATCGTTCGGCGGAGCGACCTTGCATGATCTTCGACAGTTACGAGGCGTTTCGCGCGGCAACCTTCACGCCCAAGGTCTGCATCATGGGCTCGGGCCCGGCAGGCATAACGATTGCCCGCAAACTCGGCGCTGCCGGCATTCCGGTGGTGATCTTCGAGGCCGGCTCGAACGAGTGGACGGAGGAGTCACAGGACTTCTATCGCGGCACGACCGTCGGCGACCCCTATTTCGATCTCGACGTGACGCGGCTGCGTTATCTCGGCGGCTGCTCCAACCATTGGGCCGGCTGGTGCCGGGTGCTCGACGCCCATGATTTCACGCCCAAGGCCTGGGCGCCCGATACGGGTTGGCCGATCAGGCGCACCGATATCGAACCCTATCTGAAGGAAGTGCACGACATTCTCGACCTCGTCGAGTTCCGTCCGGATGCGCCGATTTCGGACGACATCAGCTGGGTGCAGCTCATCAAGAGCCCGGCGGTACGCTTCGCCGAGAAGTTTTACGGCGACCTCGACAAGAGCCAGAACATCGCCGTGGTGCTGAACACCTATGTTCGTGAACTGGTCGGCGACGGCAAGCGCGTGACCGGCGCACATATCTGGTCCAACGGCAAAGATGCGGGACAATTTACTGCCGACTATTACGTCCCCTGCACCGGCGGGCTGGAAAATTCCCGGCTGCTGCTGTGGTCCAACGAGCGCTCGAATGGCGGCGTTGTGCCGAATGCCACCGCACTCGGCCGCTACTGGATGGAGCATCCGCAGTTCGAAGGCGGCAATGCCATCCTTGCCGACTACGACGAATTCGAAGTCGACGGCGCCAACGAAGCCTTCTTCTCGCCAACGCCGGCGGCGATGGAACGCAAACAGATCATGAATTTCGGCATCAGGCTGATCGAGATGCCCTATCCCGGCGTCAAACGCCTGATCGCCGACCTTGCCTGCGTCGCACCCGACACCGCCGAATGGGCGGCCTATCAGCTCAGTCTCAATCTCCGCTGTGCCGCCCAGCTTTATGTCGGCTGGGAGCAGGCGCCAGATTTTTCCAACCACGTCGCCCTGTCGAAGACCGCTACCGACCATACCGGCGTGCCGCGCATTGAGCTCAACTGGAAGAAGCGCGAGATAGAGCGCCGCACGATTCTGGAAGGGTTGAAGCTGTTCGGCGAAACGATGGTCGCAAAGAATCTCGGCCGCGTGCGGCTGGCCGATTGGCTGGTCAAGGGCGAGGACTACCCCACTGACCAGGAGCTTGCCGGCCACCATCATATGGGCGGCACCCGCATGAGCGACGACCCGGCCAAGGGTATCGTCGACGGCGACTGCAAGGTCCACGGCATGGACAATCTCTATGTCGGCGGCTCGTCGGTGTTCGCGACGTCGGGGCAATGCAATCCCACGACGACGATCGTCTGCCTGGCCGCCCGGCTGGGCGACCATCTCAGTCACAAGATCGTCTGAACGGCGACCGTCGATCAGACCGTCGCGGGATCGAGCGGCGGCTCATCCTTGCGGCGCGCGATGATCGCGGC
Protein-coding regions in this window:
- a CDS encoding DUF982 domain-containing protein, whose translation is MPSCYDYRAFAGRVKKRSTVFFGAAHRICPAKDAVREPGHLSARFRKTKGVRAGMQSDRFEVPVTVRQGAAGNQLILKTTREASDFLLNSWPGKKSPKHRAALQACHDAQAGDKPVMAARRAFIAAAREADVLVSDKAPVA
- a CDS encoding GMC family oxidoreductase, with the protein product MIFDSYEAFRAATFTPKVCIMGSGPAGITIARKLGAAGIPVVIFEAGSNEWTEESQDFYRGTTVGDPYFDLDVTRLRYLGGCSNHWAGWCRVLDAHDFTPKAWAPDTGWPIRRTDIEPYLKEVHDILDLVEFRPDAPISDDISWVQLIKSPAVRFAEKFYGDLDKSQNIAVVLNTYVRELVGDGKRVTGAHIWSNGKDAGQFTADYYVPCTGGLENSRLLLWSNERSNGGVVPNATALGRYWMEHPQFEGGNAILADYDEFEVDGANEAFFSPTPAAMERKQIMNFGIRLIEMPYPGVKRLIADLACVAPDTAEWAAYQLSLNLRCAAQLYVGWEQAPDFSNHVALSKTATDHTGVPRIELNWKKREIERRTILEGLKLFGETMVAKNLGRVRLADWLVKGEDYPTDQELAGHHHMGGTRMSDDPAKGIVDGDCKVHGMDNLYVGGSSVFATSGQCNPTTTIVCLAARLGDHLSHKIV